CTACCAGAGAAGCGATTACTCTCCCAAGTAATTTAAAATAATTTTATATCAAGAGGTTGTATGACCATCAAAGAATCTGATTTCATATCGGAATTACAGTTTTGCATATCAGAAAACGATCTTATCAAGGCAAAGGCTCTTTTGCAGTTTTTTTCTGAAATTTCGCCCAAAGGACAAATCAGATCCCTATTCGAGATAAGCAAGGTACAGGATAAGGTTGCTCTTTACCTTCTGGCCTTTGTTAACGAGCAGCCAATATCTGATGAAAATATACAGGCCAAGTTGTATGAACTTTTGATAGACAAAGCATGTAACGCCCATGACACGATAATTGAACTGATTCAGATCCAGCAGCTAAAAAAACGAAATATTCTTATCAGGATATCCGGGGAGCTCCAGATCAAAAAGGCTCTTCCTATACTGATCGACCTTCTGCTCAAGGAAACAGACGTTGAAGTGCTGAAGGAAATAATCAAGGCACTCAGCTCTTACGGCGCAAGTTCAGGTATAAGGGCAATAGCTGACTTTATTTATTATGGTAATGAGGAACTGAAGCAGGAAGCGATATTCGCACTTGCTGAAATTGGTGGCCCTGCGGCAATTCATCAGCTTGCAGAAGCAATTCGTGGAGACAGCCCGACTGACAAACTCATTATCGAAGCTCTCGCTGAAATCCAGGACAAACTTGCCATAAGCAAACTCTGCTCTCTTATGAGCTCTCATTTCACGAGCATAAGAAACTGGGCCATTGACCATCTTGTTGACATAGGTGCAAAAGCTGTCCCAGAAGTCATAGAAAGCCTTAATATCAACGATGAGGACACAGTAATTCATACCCTTCATGTTCTTGGAAGCATTGGAGACAAGTCAGCTATACCAGCTGTCGTAAAACTTTTAGCGACCAGACCAGAAAATGCAAACATAAGATTCACGGCGTATGAAGCTCTGGAAAAAATGCCTTCCACCAAATCAGCCATAAGTCTTGCAGTCGGCCTTGAAGATACCGAAGAGCATGTACGTCTGGCAGCTGCCAGGGCAATAAATAAAAACATGTCACCTGTTCTGGCTGCCGGTCTGAAAAATATGATATCTCCGTCAAATCCACTTGCCGAAACAATTGCTGCAACGCTTCTTGATGCAGAGGCGGACAATATTTTTGACAGCATAATAGAACATGAATATTTTTCAAAATTTGCGGTTAATTATGTAACCCAGAAAACCCATCCCGAAGCCAAGAAAAAATATGCCGAAAAATTCAAGGCAAAAGGACTTGATTCTTTCGCAAATATGATTGAGCAGACAATATCCGAAGTCCAAGCAGAAGGAGCTATCAAAGTTTATGCTGTGGACGACTCAAAGATGATGCTCAGACTTTATATGAAAAAAATCCACAAACTTGGATATGAGGTTAAAATCTTTGAATTCCCGGCTGACGCAATCAAGGAAATAAAAAAGTCCAAGCCAGACCTTGTGATTACGGATCTGAACATGCCTGGAATAAATGGCCTTGAAATGACAAGAATTATCAGGGAGAAATATACAAAAGACCAGCTTCCTGTTCTCATGATTACAACCCAGAGCGATTTTGTCGGAACCAAGAGTTCAAGAAATGATGCCAAGGTTGATAATGAAACCATCATGCAAACTGGCGTAAATATGATAATGCATAAGCCTTTTGATGATGATCAGTTTGATACCAATGTCAAAAAACTCATCAAACAATAAAGGCTATTTTTTTCTTGGAGATCTGACCGAATTGGTTTAATAGCCAGACAATTTCCCAAAATTCAGGCATCTGTTTTTGGGCCTTGTTTTATATGGCGCGCTGAATGGATTTAAAATATTTTTAAATAGTGGCAGGGAAGCGATGATAAGAAAGGCTGAAATAAAAGATATAAAAAAGATTTATAATCTTCTTAAATTTTTTGGTGACAAGGGAGAGTTGCTTCCTCGTCCCCTCACCCAGCTTTATGAGCAGGTCAGGGATTTTTCTGTATTTGAAGATCAGGAGACAGGCGAGATACTCGGCTGCTGCGCTCTCCAGATATGCTGGGAGGATCTTGCTGAAATAAGATCTCTTGCCGTGGATGAAAAAAGCCAGAAGAAGAAAATAGGATCAGTGCTCGTCAACAATGCCCTTGATGAAGCTATTGCACTGGGCATGCATAAAATATTCACCCTTACATACAAGCCTGATTTTTTTAAAAAATTCGATTTCAGAATCACCGACAAATCAGAACTGCCCCTCAAAATATGGTCAGACTGCATTTTATGCGTAAAATTCCCGGACTGTGATGAAACTGCAATGATTAAAAACCTACAGTAAAACATTTTTTCCGTATGAATCTGCCTCATTTCAGCTTAACTTTTTTAAAATACGATGATGAAAGCTAATGTCAGATAATTATCATTATCGGACATTAGCTTTCCTGACAATCCAACCGGACAAGCACCATCATTTTTTAATCCTTTCCGTACACCAGACTGACTGAAATCGGAGGATACTTCCACACTCCGGGTTTGGGCATAATCTGTTCGGCTCCGACAGTTATCCAGTACGAATCAGGCTTTATCTCCCTGAGCTTCCCGTCATCCGGAACCCTGGCGTGGTTGGTGTGAATATAATGAATCTGGAATATGAAAACTCCGTCTGCGCCATCTCTGTCAATCTGATAATTTTTTCTGAATGTTGTGACTGATATACTGTTTTCTTCTGCGAGTCTGTTAACCTCTTCCCTGTTAAGCTTGACAAGAATACTTTTTGCAACCCCGCGCTCGGAAAATCTCATCACAGCCCTTGACTCACAGCTCCCCACAAAGACGGTTGATATACATGGGATTTTCCTGAGATACTGGGCAGCGACTATGGCAGCGCTTCTTCTCCCTCCGACCATGAATGGAAGACCATAAAACTCAAAGAATTTTTTCTGCATATCTTCCGCGTACTTGTCACCTTTTTCATAAAGATCTTTTGAAATATACCTGAGAGTTTTTCCGAGATCTTCGGCAGCATCCGCAATAGGCCAGTCAACTTTAACATGAAAATGACTTACGGAATATCTGTCCCTCGCCCTGCTGGCAGGATCTCTTTGAATTAAAAGCGCAAAGTCCACTGGAAGAAGCCTTTTAATTGTGTCTGTAAAATAAACTGAATCCAGATATTTGTAGGTACGATCAAAATTCTCGTCCAAAGATACCGCGTCTGTTTTAAGAAGGTTAACTTTGGTTGTTTTATTATCATCAAAAAAACGGATATATTTTTTATGTATGGACGGAATGGTGTCTTCCACAAAAATCACAAGAAAAACTTTCTGACATTCATGCTCTAGGGCCGGTATTCTAGCTTTTGGCTTCATTTCCCTTCTTTCCACAAAAGGATAAGGGATGTTCTTTAATTTAAAATTCAAGTATGAATCAACAAGGCCATAATCCAGCACGACCTGCTCAAGATCGTCCCTAAGCAATTCATAATATGAACGCCTGAGCCTGTTGGCATAACTTAATTCTTCCCTGAAGCTCCAGAATGTCAAGCAGGTTTTCCTTTCAAAAGTAGCAGTGTCAAATCAATTACCGGAGAAGAGGGTTTCCGGTTTGCAACGCACAAAAGGATAAAAAAGGGGACTTTCAGATTTAACTGATAGCATTAGTCGCTTAATTCGTCAATGCACTGAGTATGAAGAGCTCACATTTACTTATTTTTTAACTGGTAAAAAATCACGGGTCAGAAAGAACTCTTAAAAAACAAAAAGAAACATCAAAGGGGATTAAAGAGCGCGTATGAAATATTTAAGAAGCCATAAGCTAAAAGTTCATGGCTTCTTTTGAACAAAGCATGGGGCTATTTTTTCTCTGATTCCTCAAGAGCTGCGACAGCAGGAAGAACCTTGCCTTCAAGGAGATAAAGGAAAGCACCGCCGCCGGTTGAGATATAGGTAATTCTTTCGGTTTCACCAGTCTTGTGGATTGCAACGTCAGTGTCACCACCGCCGACAATGGTCATTGCGTAGCAGTTTGCGATATCGTGGGCCAGAGAAATAGTTCCTCTGCTGAAGGCGTCAATCTCGAAAACACCCATCGGGCCGTTCCAGAGTACGGTTTTGGCGTCATATAGAACTTCCTGGAAAAGCCTCGATGTTGCGGGGCCGATATCGAGTATCATCCAATCGCTTGGAATTTCCTGAATTGGAACAACCTTAGTTTCGGCCTTTTGATTGATTTCACGGGCAACAACAGCATCGACAGGCAAATAAAATTTGATTTTCTTTTCTTTTGCAGCTTTTACTATTTTCAAGGCAGTTTCAAAAAGATCCGGCTCAACCATTGAATTACCTACTTCTACGCCCTGGGCAGCAAGAAAAGTACTTGCCATGGCCCCACCAATCATTATCTTATCCACGTTCAGAAGCAGATTCTCAAGAGCCTCGAGCTTGCTCGAAACCTTTGATCCACCAACTATTGCGACAAGAGGACGCTGGGGATCCTGCATCGCTTTTTTGAAATAGGTAAGCTCTTTTTGAAGAAGAAATCCGGCTGCTGATTCAGGGGCATACTTGGTGATTGATGACACAGACGCATGCTCACGATGACACACGGCAAAAGCATTATTTATATATACATCACAGTAAGATGCGAGCTCTTTAGCAAAATCGTCATTATTTTTCTGCTCGCCTGGATTGAATCTGAGATTTTCAAGGAGAATGATATCCTGGGCCTTCATTTCCTCGACCATCTTCTTTACTTCAGGGCCAATGCAGTCAGGTGCGAGCTTGACTTCTTTACCTATCAGCCTTGCAAGCCTTTTTGCGACAGGCTTCATGCAAAGTTCAGGAACGACTTTCCCGCCCGGACGCCCCATATGCGACGCTACGATTATCCTTGCATCATGATCCAGAGCGTACTGAATAGTTGGAAGAACAGCTCTTATGCGGATATCATCAGTAATATTCTGTTCTTCATCCATGGGAACATTCATGTCCACACGAATAAAAACCCTTTTCCCACTTATATCCAGATCCTTAATCGACTTCATTTGACTCCCCCATATCTATAATAATTAAAAACTATTTTTGTAACTATTCAGCATTTTGGAGATTTTTGCCTCAAAACAAATATAAGTTTAAAAATCAAGCAGATCTCACCAAACATTAAAGTTTTTGCTGAGCTTTTTTCGAAAAGCGACCTGCCGGAGGCACAAAATAAACACAGACAAACATTAGTAAATAGCCGCCTATTTTTTGCTGTTTGTGCTAAGTGTTTTCTTTTTTGACCATCTCTCAAAAAAACCTATCTTACCTGACCCGTAATTTCTATCCAGAACCTCTTCCTGGACAAAATCCCCCATAGAACCTTCAAGTGCCGATCTCAGACATTCGGTTCTGAGATCGCATTCAAGACGACACGAATCAGGAGAAATCCTGAGACCGTCATCTCCCATGGGAAATACTGATTCAAGATTCCCGTAGCAGGATGGTTTTTTCTCTTTTTCTGAATCCATACTCAATACTATAAATAATAATTATTTCAAGACCAGGATTTCATAATCCTTTTCAAACCCTGCGATATGCCCTGAGTCAGCAAAACTGAAATATTTTTTACCGCCCATTATAAGATGTTCAAGAACACTGATATCAACAAGACGGCAAGCAAAAGTAAGCCTTCGGGTTATTTCCATATCAGCTTTTGAAGGTTCTGGATCCCCGGAAGGATGATTGTGGGCAAATATAAGCGAAGCGGCCTTCTTCTCCATCGCATTTTTCACAACTTCTCTTGGATATACCGCACTTGATGTGAGAGTACCTTCAAAAAGAGTTTCTACGTCAAGGACCCGATTCTTGGCGTTAAGATAGACAACGCTGAAGTATTCCCTGTCCCTGTTGCCCATATGCATGTTCAGATAATCAAAAAGGACAGAAGGATTCCGGATGATGTCATCCTCAAATACCCTGTCCTTTAAATATCTTTCGCAAATAGCCTTTATTAGCTTTATCCCGAAGACATTTACATCGCCTACCCCGTTTATTTTCATGAGGGCTTCGGAACTTGCCTCCATGACGCCCGTAATATTCTTGAACCGGGTTAAAGCTTCCTTGGCAGCGGGTTTGCAGTCCTTCCTCGGAGTTGCGACAGTTAAAAGCAACTCCACAACTTCATAATCATGGAATCCATCAAGACCGTCCTCAAGGAATCTCTCCCTGAGTCTCTGCCTGTGCCCTTCGTTATGACCATCATTTACGGAAGCCATCAATCCCCAAACTCATCCTTGAGAGATCTTGTCATGAGTCTGTGGACAGCGTCCCTTGGAGAATAGCCATCATAGAGAATATGATAAACCTCTTCACAGATGGGAAGCTCGACTTCAAGCTTGATTGCGAGATTATATACTGACTTGGCTGTCTTAACCCCTTCTGCCACCATTTTCATTTCCGAGAGTATTTTATTTATGGATTTACCTTCTCCCAGAAGCTTGCCGACAGTATGATTGCGGCTCAGTTCTCCGGTACATGTAAGAAGAAGATCTCCAACACCTGAGAGACCAAGAAAGGTATTTGGGTCAGCTCCGAACTTGAGGCCAAGTTTTCTTATTTCTGCAAGTCCACGTGTTATTACGGCAGCCCTGGTATTAAGACTCAAATCAAGTCCGTCTGAAATTCCGGCTGCAATTGCGATCACATTTTTTAACGCACCGCCAAGTTCTACACCTACTACATCCGTATTTTTATAAACCCTGAAATATGGAGTCGCAAAAATCTGCTGAACAAAACCGGCAACATCAGAATCTGAAGACGCCGCAGTTACGACAGTTGGAGACATTTCGCCCACTTCCCTGGCAAAGCTTGGGCCTGAAAGAGCAGCGAAATTCTTTTCAGGAACGCCTGTCAAAACTTCCTTCAATACGCCGCACATTGTCAGGTATGTCTGATTTTCAATACCCTTCGACGCTGAAACAAAAACTGTATTAACCGAAACAAAAGGCTTCATCTTTTCTGCCGTCTCCCTCATCACATGGGAGGGAACAACAAGAAGAATCATATCCTTGTCTCTGGAAACTTTTTCAATATCACCCGTAGGCTTTATATTCGGAGAAAGTTTTATACCCGACAAAAAACTTTCATTTTCCAGTTTTTCTTCAATCTGACGTCTGACATCATCCTCAAAAACCCAAAGATCTATAACAGCGCCCTTGAGAGCCAGCAGATTGGCAAGTGCAGTCCCCCAGCTTCCTGCCCCAACCACGCCAATTTTATATTTTGTAATATCTATTAAATTTTCCATATACCCATATAAAAAGCCCTGGACTATTCAAAGTGCCAGGGCAGATATTCATATCATTGATATAGCTATTCCCCGGATTCTTCATCCTCAATTTCGTCCAAATCCGAAGACTCCTTGTCGCCTGCGCTGCCTTCCGCAATTCTGGCAGCAGCAATCAGTCTTTCACCCTTGTCAAGGCCAATAAGCTTCACGCCCTGGGTGTTTCTGCTTATCACGGATATTCCTGCAACTTCCATTCTTATAAGCCTACCTGTATCAGTGATAAGCATTACTTCGTCACCATCATCCACGAGATGCATATCAACCACCTGGCCATTTCTCTCGGAAGTCTTTATTGCAATAACTCCTTTTCCGCTTCTGCGTTGAACAGGGTATTCGTCGATCAATGTCCTTTTGCCGAATCCGTTTTCAGTTACGGCGAACATGGTCTGTCCATGACTTAGAACTTCCATACCCACAAGCCTGTCGCCTTCTTCAAGGTTTATACCGATAACGCCCCTGGAAACCCTTCCAGTCGGACGCACATCAGTTTCCTTGAATCTTATGGACTGACCGCCAGCTGTTCCAAGAAACACGTCCATCGCGCCATCTGTTATTCGGGCAGAAATCAGTTCGTCGCCTTCGGCAAGATCAAGTCCGATTATTCCGCCCGCCCTTGGTCTGCTATAAGCCATGAGATCTGTTTTCTTTACAAGGCCTTCACGGCTCGCTGTCAGAATGTAATGATCCGCCTTGAATTCAGGAACTGCAAGAACAGCAGAAAGCCTCTCGCCTTCACCAAAATTGAGGAGATTCACAAGAGCTTTGCCCTTGCTTGTCCTGCTTGCCTGGGGAATTTCATAGACCTTGAGCCAGTATACCTTGCCAAGGTTTGTAAAAAACAGGAAAGTATGATGTGTTGAAGCAACAAAAAGATGCTCAACAAAATCCTCTTCCTTGGTTCCCATGGCAGTCTTGCCCTTCCCTCCCCTTCTCTGGCTCTGATAGAGGGTAACCGGGCTTCTTTTAATATATCCGTCCTTTGAAACAGTAACAACCATATCTTCTTCGGTGATCATATCTTCTATGCTGATCTCTCCCGAAGCCTCGATTATTCCGGTTCTTCTTGCATCAGAGTAACTCTTCCCGAGGTCAGAAAGTTCGCCTTTTATAATGCCAAGAACCAGACTCTCGTTTCCAAGTATTTCCCTGTATCTTTCAATATCCTTCAATATCTGGTGGAACTCTTCAATTATCTTGTCCCTTTCAAGACCGGTAAGTCTCTGGAGCCTCATATCGAGAATTGCCTGGGCCTGAATAGCAGAAAGAGAAAACGTTTCTATAAGCCCTGCCTTGGCTTCTCCTGGTGATGCTGAATTTCTTATCAGGGCAACAACGGCATCAAGATTATCAAGGGCGATCTTGAGTCCTTCAAGTATATGGGCTCGTTCCTCTGCCTTGCGGAGTTCGAATTTTGTCCTTCTGACTACAACTTCCTTGCGGTGATAAATAAATTCCTGGAGAGCCTCTTTCAAGGAAAGAAGTTCAGGCCTGTTGTTTACAACTGCAAGAAGAATTATTCCGAAACTGGACTGAAGCTGGGTGTGCTTGTAAAGCTGATTGATTATAGGCTCCGCCATCTGATCGCGCCTGATTCCTATGGCTATTCTCATGCCCTCTCGGTCAGACTCGTCACGGACAAATCTTATACCTTCTATTTCCTTTGCCTTGACAAGCTCCGCGACCCTTTCTATCAGCCTGGCTTTGTTGACCTGATAAGGAATTTCTGTAATTACTATCGTTTCCTGATCATTTTTTTCATCTGTCTCAACTTCGACCTTTCCCCTGACCTGAATTATACCGCGACCTGTCTCGTAAGCTTCCCTTATTCCATTTGTACCATAGATTATTCCACCTGTAGGGAAGTCAGGACCAGGAATAAACTGCATCAGCTCAAGGGAGGTCATTGAAGGATTTTCGATAAGTGCTACAAGGGCGGCAAGGGTTTCCGAAAGATTGTGGGGCGGTATGTTTGTTGCCATACCGACTGCGATGCCTGAACTGCCATTCACAAGAAGCGCGGGAAATTTTGATGGAAAAACAGCCGGCTCATAAAGGCTGCCGTCGTAGTTGGGTGTAAAATCAACGGTTTCTTTTTCGAGGTCTGCCATCATTTCATGGGCAAGCCTCGTCATTCTTACTTCAGTATAACGCATGGCTGCCGGCGAGTCGCCGTCAATTGAGCCGAAGTTTCCCTGACCGTCTACAAGCATATAGCGCATGGAAAAATGCTGGGCCATTCGCACCATTGTATCGTAAACAGCCGTGTCTCCGTGGGGGTGATACTTACCGATCACGTCCCCGACAATACGGGCTGATTTTTTGTAAGGTTTGTTCCAGTCGTTACTGAGTTCATGCATGGCAAACAGAACACGCCTGTGTACTGGCTTCAGACCGTCACGGGCATCAGGCAGAGCCCTGCCTATTATGACGCTCATGGCGTATTCGAGGTAAGACTGTTTCATCTCACGCTCTATGCTGATTTCATGCCTTGCTTCGTTTTGCATGCGAAAATGCCCCTAAGTTATTTGTTCAGATTAATCGATCCAAACAGCTAAGATAGTTTTAATTTTGCGGATATTCAACAATTTTCTGGTAATTTGCTCTTATATGGCAATCAATTAAAAATGTCTTTAAATGAAAGGGCTCTGAGGGGTCATTTTTTTAACAAAAAACCCTTCTTGCCTAAACTAAAAGGTCAAGAAGGGTTTTTACAATCAAGCTAAAACCGGGTTTTATCTAAAAAAAATTCTTTTCAGATTGCCCGTTATCTTTCCACAATCATGGCCATACCCATACCGCCACCTATACACATTGATATAAGGCCGGTGGACATATTATTGCGTTTCATATGGTGCATACATGTAACCATCTGGCGCGCGCCTGTACATCCGATCGGATGGCCGATGGAGATACCGCTGCCCACAGGGTTTGGTGTGTCAAAATCAAGACCGAGTTCCATCATGCAGCCGATTGCCTGGCCTGCAAAGGCTTCATTCAGTTCTATATTCTGAATGTCCTTGATGGTCATGCCGGTTTTCTTGAGAACCTTTCTGATTGCAGGAACAGGACCAAGGCCCATATATGCAGGATCAAGACCGCCTGATGCAAATGCCTTTATTTTAAGAAGAGGCTCAAGACCAAGTTCTTTTGCCTTTTCAGCGCTCATCATAAGAACAGCTGCAGCGCCGTCGTTAACACCAGACGCGTTGCCGGCAGTAACAGATCCGTCTTTCTTGAATGCAGGCTTCATTGCAGCAAGTTTTTCAAGGGTAGTTGCCACTGGTCTTTCATCTGTGTCAACTATTACATCACCCTTGCGTCCCTTGATAACTACAGGAGCAATTTCATCCTTGAACCAGCCGTTCTTTATTGCTGCAACAGCGCGGCTTATACTTGTGAAAGCAACCTTGTCCTGATC
Above is a genomic segment from Desulforegula conservatrix Mb1Pa containing:
- a CDS encoding phosphoglycerate kinase; amino-acid sequence: MKSIKDLDISGKRVFIRVDMNVPMDEEQNITDDIRIRAVLPTIQYALDHDARIIVASHMGRPGGKVVPELCMKPVAKRLARLIGKEVKLAPDCIGPEVKKMVEEMKAQDIILLENLRFNPGEQKNNDDFAKELASYCDVYINNAFAVCHREHASVSSITKYAPESAAGFLLQKELTYFKKAMQDPQRPLVAIVGGSKVSSKLEALENLLLNVDKIMIGGAMASTFLAAQGVEVGNSMVEPDLFETALKIVKAAKEKKIKFYLPVDAVVAREINQKAETKVVPIQEIPSDWMILDIGPATSRLFQEVLYDAKTVLWNGPMGVFEIDAFSRGTISLAHDIANCYAMTIVGGGDTDVAIHKTGETERITYISTGGGAFLYLLEGKVLPAVAALEESEKK
- a CDS encoding thiolase family protein; this encodes MKEVVIVSGARTAVGSFGGALKDVLVADLGAVVMRETLKKAGLKPVPSAEMNAIAPDKLKDQGVIELEKKGAQWDDNAKEISIDEVIMGNVIVAAQGQNPARQAMIKAGISKETPAFTVNKVCGSGLKAIALGAQSIMNGDADVVLAGGQESMSNIPMALKKARWGHRMELTGVGEIHDLLVYDGLYEIFYGYHMGITAENIVAKYGISREDQDKVAFTSISRAVAAIKNGWFKDEIAPVVIKGRKGDVIVDTDERPVATTLEKLAAMKPAFKKDGSVTAGNASGVNDGAAAVLMMSAEKAKELGLEPLLKIKAFASGGLDPAYMGLGPVPAIRKVLKKTGMTIKDIQNIELNEAFAGQAIGCMMELGLDFDTPNPVGSGISIGHPIGCTGARQMVTCMHHMKRNNMSTGLISMCIGGGMGMAMIVER
- the radC gene encoding RadC family protein, coding for MASVNDGHNEGHRQRLRERFLEDGLDGFHDYEVVELLLTVATPRKDCKPAAKEALTRFKNITGVMEASSEALMKINGVGDVNVFGIKLIKAICERYLKDRVFEDDIIRNPSVLFDYLNMHMGNRDREYFSVVYLNAKNRVLDVETLFEGTLTSSAVYPREVVKNAMEKKAASLIFAHNHPSGDPEPSKADMEITRRLTFACRLVDISVLEHLIMGGKKYFSFADSGHIAGFEKDYEILVLK
- the gyrA gene encoding DNA gyrase subunit A: MQNEARHEISIEREMKQSYLEYAMSVIIGRALPDARDGLKPVHRRVLFAMHELSNDWNKPYKKSARIVGDVIGKYHPHGDTAVYDTMVRMAQHFSMRYMLVDGQGNFGSIDGDSPAAMRYTEVRMTRLAHEMMADLEKETVDFTPNYDGSLYEPAVFPSKFPALLVNGSSGIAVGMATNIPPHNLSETLAALVALIENPSMTSLELMQFIPGPDFPTGGIIYGTNGIREAYETGRGIIQVRGKVEVETDEKNDQETIVITEIPYQVNKARLIERVAELVKAKEIEGIRFVRDESDREGMRIAIGIRRDQMAEPIINQLYKHTQLQSSFGIILLAVVNNRPELLSLKEALQEFIYHRKEVVVRRTKFELRKAEERAHILEGLKIALDNLDAVVALIRNSASPGEAKAGLIETFSLSAIQAQAILDMRLQRLTGLERDKIIEEFHQILKDIERYREILGNESLVLGIIKGELSDLGKSYSDARRTGIIEASGEISIEDMITEEDMVVTVSKDGYIKRSPVTLYQSQRRGGKGKTAMGTKEEDFVEHLFVASTHHTFLFFTNLGKVYWLKVYEIPQASRTSKGKALVNLLNFGEGERLSAVLAVPEFKADHYILTASREGLVKKTDLMAYSRPRAGGIIGLDLAEGDELISARITDGAMDVFLGTAGGQSIRFKETDVRPTGRVSRGVIGINLEEGDRLVGMEVLSHGQTMFAVTENGFGKRTLIDEYPVQRRSGKGVIAIKTSERNGQVVDMHLVDDGDEVMLITDTGRLIRMEVAGISVISRNTQGVKLIGLDKGERLIAAARIAEGSAGDKESSDLDEIEDEESGE
- a CDS encoding NAD(P)H-dependent glycerol-3-phosphate dehydrogenase encodes the protein MENLIDITKYKIGVVGAGSWGTALANLLALKGAVIDLWVFEDDVRRQIEEKLENESFLSGIKLSPNIKPTGDIEKVSRDKDMILLVVPSHVMRETAEKMKPFVSVNTVFVSASKGIENQTYLTMCGVLKEVLTGVPEKNFAALSGPSFAREVGEMSPTVVTAASSDSDVAGFVQQIFATPYFRVYKNTDVVGVELGGALKNVIAIAAGISDGLDLSLNTRAAVITRGLAEIRKLGLKFGADPNTFLGLSGVGDLLLTCTGELSRNHTVGKLLGEGKSINKILSEMKMVAEGVKTAKSVYNLAIKLEVELPICEEVYHILYDGYSPRDAVHRLMTRSLKDEFGD
- a CDS encoding N-acetyltransferase, producing MIRKAEIKDIKKIYNLLKFFGDKGELLPRPLTQLYEQVRDFSVFEDQETGEILGCCALQICWEDLAEIRSLAVDEKSQKKKIGSVLVNNALDEAIALGMHKIFTLTYKPDFFKKFDFRITDKSELPLKIWSDCILCVKFPDCDETAMIKNLQ
- a CDS encoding HEAT repeat domain-containing protein codes for the protein MTIKESDFISELQFCISENDLIKAKALLQFFSEISPKGQIRSLFEISKVQDKVALYLLAFVNEQPISDENIQAKLYELLIDKACNAHDTIIELIQIQQLKKRNILIRISGELQIKKALPILIDLLLKETDVEVLKEIIKALSSYGASSGIRAIADFIYYGNEELKQEAIFALAEIGGPAAIHQLAEAIRGDSPTDKLIIEALAEIQDKLAISKLCSLMSSHFTSIRNWAIDHLVDIGAKAVPEVIESLNINDEDTVIHTLHVLGSIGDKSAIPAVVKLLATRPENANIRFTAYEALEKMPSTKSAISLAVGLEDTEEHVRLAAARAINKNMSPVLAAGLKNMISPSNPLAETIAATLLDAEADNIFDSIIEHEYFSKFAVNYVTQKTHPEAKKKYAEKFKAKGLDSFANMIEQTISEVQAEGAIKVYAVDDSKMMLRLYMKKIHKLGYEVKIFEFPADAIKEIKKSKPDLVITDLNMPGINGLEMTRIIREKYTKDQLPVLMITTQSDFVGTKSSRNDAKVDNETIMQTGVNMIMHKPFDDDQFDTNVKKLIKQ